The following coding sequences are from one Microbacterium sp. SSM24 window:
- the pyk gene encoding pyruvate kinase: MRRAKIVATLGPATSTFESVRAIIDAGVDVARFNLSHGDYSVHDNNFANVRKAADDAGRPVAVLVDLQGPKIRLGKFENGPHELAVGDIFKITTDDILGTKEIVGTTFKGLPNDVKAGDFLLIDDGKVRVEVVETDGTVVTTKVIVGGPVSNNKGINLPGVAVNVPALSEKDEADLRWGLRAGADIIALSFVRDAKDVQRVHVIMAEEGRHLPVIAKIEKPQAVDNLEEIIDAFDGIMVARGDLGVELPLEAVPIVQKRAVELCRRMAKPVIVATQMLESMIENPVPTRAETSDVANAVLDGADAVMLSGETSVGKYPVGVVETMARIIDSTEEHGLERIQPLTTKPRTQGGAITLAALEVAEFVDAKYLCIFTESGDTARRMSRLRPRIPMIGFTPEPAIRRRMALTWGVKSTLVEHVAHTDRMFIQVDDYLLANDLAKVGDKVVVISGSPPGIIGSTNDIRIHKVGDAVHGKAPIYKSKEI, translated from the coding sequence ATGAGACGCGCCAAAATCGTCGCAACCCTTGGTCCCGCCACCTCAACGTTTGAGAGCGTTCGCGCGATCATCGATGCGGGCGTCGACGTCGCCCGCTTCAATCTGAGCCACGGCGACTACTCGGTCCACGACAACAACTTCGCCAATGTGCGCAAGGCCGCCGACGACGCGGGCCGTCCCGTCGCCGTCCTCGTCGACCTCCAGGGTCCGAAGATCCGCCTGGGCAAGTTCGAGAACGGACCCCACGAGCTCGCCGTCGGCGACATCTTCAAGATCACCACCGACGACATCCTCGGCACGAAGGAGATCGTCGGCACCACGTTCAAGGGCCTCCCCAACGACGTCAAGGCGGGGGACTTCCTCCTCATCGACGACGGCAAGGTGCGCGTCGAGGTCGTCGAGACCGACGGGACCGTCGTCACCACGAAGGTCATCGTGGGCGGCCCGGTGTCCAACAACAAGGGCATCAACCTCCCCGGCGTGGCGGTCAACGTCCCCGCGCTCTCGGAGAAGGACGAGGCCGACCTGCGCTGGGGCCTTCGCGCCGGCGCCGACATCATCGCCCTCTCGTTCGTCCGCGACGCGAAGGACGTGCAGCGCGTGCACGTCATCATGGCCGAGGAAGGACGCCATCTGCCGGTCATCGCGAAGATCGAGAAGCCGCAGGCCGTCGACAACCTCGAAGAGATCATCGACGCGTTCGACGGCATCATGGTCGCCCGCGGCGACCTCGGCGTGGAGCTCCCGCTCGAGGCCGTCCCGATCGTCCAGAAGCGCGCCGTCGAGCTGTGCCGCCGCATGGCCAAGCCCGTGATCGTCGCGACCCAGATGCTCGAGTCCATGATCGAGAACCCGGTGCCCACGCGCGCCGAGACGAGCGACGTCGCCAACGCCGTCCTCGACGGCGCTGACGCGGTCATGCTCTCCGGCGAGACCAGCGTGGGCAAGTACCCCGTGGGCGTCGTCGAGACGATGGCCCGCATCATCGACTCCACCGAGGAGCACGGCCTGGAGCGGATCCAGCCGCTGACCACGAAGCCCCGCACGCAGGGTGGCGCCATCACTCTCGCGGCGCTCGAGGTCGCCGAGTTCGTCGACGCGAAGTACCTGTGCATCTTCACCGAGTCGGGCGACACCGCACGACGCATGTCGCGGCTGCGTCCGCGCATCCCCATGATCGGGTTCACCCCCGAGCCGGCGATCCGTCGCCGCATGGCGCTGACCTGGGGAGTGAAGTCGACGCTCGTCGAGCACGTCGCGCACACCGACCGCATGTTCATCCAGGTCGACGACTATCTCCTGGCGAACGACCTCGCGAAGGTCGGCGACAAGGTCGTCGTGATCTCGGGCTCGCCTCCCGGGATCATCGGCTCGACCAACGACATCCGCATCCACAAGGTCGGCGACGCCGTCCACGGCAAGGCGCCGATCTACAAGTCGAAGGAAATCTGA
- the polA gene encoding DNA polymerase I → MTDSAKPTLLVVDGHSLAYRAFYALPVDNFSTKDGQHTNGIYGFLAMLINLIKAERPTHLAVAFDTSRQSFRTREYPEYKANRSETPSEFKGQIPILQDCLAAMSITVIQKEDIEADDILATLATQAAEEHFDVLVCSGDRDTIQLVDDDVTLLYPNVQGVSQLKRYDRQAVIDRYGVPPEQYPDIAALVGETSDNLPGVPKVGEKTAVKWLNQFGSLDELLDNADKVTGVVGGNLRDNLDTVRRNRALNRLLRDVELPVAVADLEVKPMDAQAVRDIFARLEFKTLIPRVAELAGIEQQMAAVASAAAVPMPVPVEPSPADLLAWLEAAQGEVGVSLVVEGGLPRRAGFATADAAAEADWTPEVADALRSWLASDAPKVLSDAKPQVKALRRAGLTLGGLAFDTIVAGWLLRPSFPDKTLADLVDRYLDEKLPEADPTQLVPETEGATPGQLAWFGIRVTEALRGELADSVAAVLSDIELPTLLTLADMELAGVAVSHDTLSSFSGELGERADAIAQQAFAAIGREVNLGSPKQLQEVLFDELQLPKTRKTKTGYSTDAAVLADLQESNPHPFLDLLLQHREATKLRQIIESLDTAIATDGRIRTTYVQTGSQTGRLSSTDPNLQNIPIRNEESRRIRSAFTVGEGYETLLTADYSQIEMRIMAHLSEDPGLIEAFNSGEDLHRFVGARVFAVDPADVTPQMRTKVKAMSYGLVYGLSAFGLSKQLRIEQSEAKQLMMEYFARFGAVRDYLRSSVEQARIDGYTETIFGRRRPFPDLASPNRVLRENAERAALNAPIQGSAADIMKIALFHIHDDFTTADLRSRVLLQIHDELVVEVAPGEWDAAERIVKDRMGDAAQLSVPLDVQIGRGADWNEAGH, encoded by the coding sequence GTGACGGACTCCGCAAAGCCTACCCTTCTCGTCGTAGACGGCCATTCGCTGGCCTACCGGGCGTTCTACGCCCTCCCCGTCGACAACTTCTCGACGAAGGACGGGCAGCACACCAACGGCATCTACGGGTTCCTCGCGATGCTCATCAACCTCATCAAGGCCGAGCGTCCGACGCACCTGGCCGTGGCGTTCGACACGTCTCGGCAGTCGTTCCGCACGCGCGAGTACCCCGAGTACAAGGCGAACCGCTCCGAGACGCCGTCCGAGTTCAAGGGACAGATCCCGATCCTGCAGGACTGCCTCGCTGCGATGAGCATCACCGTCATCCAGAAAGAAGACATCGAGGCCGACGACATCCTCGCGACGCTGGCCACGCAGGCGGCCGAGGAGCACTTCGACGTCCTCGTGTGCTCGGGCGATCGCGACACCATTCAGCTCGTCGACGACGACGTCACGCTGCTCTATCCGAACGTGCAGGGCGTCTCGCAGCTCAAGCGCTACGACCGCCAGGCCGTCATCGATCGCTACGGGGTGCCTCCGGAGCAGTATCCCGACATCGCCGCGCTCGTCGGCGAGACGAGTGACAACCTGCCCGGCGTGCCGAAGGTCGGCGAGAAGACCGCGGTGAAGTGGCTGAACCAGTTCGGGTCGCTCGACGAGCTGCTCGACAACGCCGACAAGGTCACCGGTGTCGTCGGCGGCAACCTACGCGACAATCTCGACACCGTGCGGCGCAACCGCGCCCTCAACCGGCTCCTCCGCGATGTCGAGCTTCCCGTCGCGGTGGCCGACCTCGAGGTGAAGCCGATGGACGCGCAGGCGGTGCGCGACATCTTCGCGCGGCTGGAGTTCAAGACGCTCATTCCGCGCGTGGCCGAGCTCGCCGGCATCGAGCAGCAGATGGCCGCGGTCGCGAGCGCCGCTGCCGTGCCGATGCCGGTGCCCGTCGAACCCTCGCCGGCCGACCTGCTCGCGTGGCTCGAGGCGGCGCAGGGTGAGGTGGGCGTCAGCCTCGTCGTCGAGGGCGGCCTTCCTCGCCGGGCGGGCTTCGCGACGGCGGATGCCGCGGCCGAAGCCGACTGGACCCCCGAGGTCGCGGACGCACTGCGTTCGTGGCTCGCCTCCGACGCGCCGAAGGTGCTCAGCGACGCGAAGCCGCAGGTCAAGGCGCTCCGCCGCGCAGGATTGACCCTCGGCGGTCTCGCCTTCGACACGATCGTGGCCGGGTGGCTGCTCCGGCCAAGCTTTCCCGACAAGACCCTCGCCGACCTCGTCGACCGGTACCTCGACGAGAAGCTCCCTGAAGCAGACCCGACCCAGCTGGTGCCCGAGACCGAGGGCGCCACCCCCGGTCAGCTCGCCTGGTTCGGCATCCGCGTGACGGAGGCCCTGCGCGGCGAGCTGGCCGACAGCGTCGCCGCGGTGCTGTCCGACATCGAGCTGCCGACGCTGCTCACTCTCGCCGACATGGAGCTCGCCGGCGTCGCGGTGTCGCACGACACGCTCTCCTCCTTCTCGGGCGAGCTGGGCGAGCGTGCCGACGCGATCGCGCAGCAGGCCTTCGCCGCCATCGGCCGAGAGGTCAACCTCGGCTCGCCGAAGCAGCTGCAGGAGGTTCTCTTCGACGAACTGCAGCTCCCCAAGACCCGCAAGACCAAGACGGGGTACTCGACGGATGCTGCGGTCCTCGCCGATCTTCAGGAGAGCAACCCGCACCCGTTCCTCGATCTGCTGCTCCAGCACCGCGAGGCGACGAAGCTGCGTCAGATCATCGAGTCGCTCGACACGGCGATCGCGACGGATGGGCGCATCCGGACCACCTACGTGCAGACCGGGAGCCAGACAGGACGACTGTCGAGCACCGACCCCAACCTCCAGAACATCCCGATCCGGAACGAGGAGAGTCGCCGCATCCGCTCCGCGTTCACCGTCGGCGAGGGCTACGAGACGCTGCTGACCGCCGACTACTCGCAGATCGAGATGCGCATCATGGCGCACCTCTCCGAAGACCCCGGCCTGATCGAGGCGTTCAACTCCGGCGAAGACCTCCACCGCTTCGTCGGTGCTCGAGTCTTCGCCGTCGACCCCGCCGACGTGACGCCCCAGATGCGCACGAAGGTCAAGGCGATGTCGTACGGTCTCGTCTACGGCCTGTCGGCGTTCGGGCTGTCGAAGCAGCTGCGCATCGAGCAGTCCGAGGCGAAGCAGCTCATGATGGAGTACTTCGCCCGCTTCGGCGCGGTCCGCGACTACCTGCGCTCCTCGGTCGAGCAGGCGCGCATCGACGGGTACACCGAGACCATCTTCGGGCGACGTCGTCCGTTCCCCGATCTCGCGAGTCCCAACCGCGTACTGCGCGAGAACGCCGAGCGCGCCGCTCTCAACGCCCCGATCCAGGGCAGCGCGGCCGACATCATGAAGATCGCCCTGTTCCACATCCACGATGACTTCACCACCGCCGATCTGCGCTCGCGGGTGCTGCTGCAGATCCACGACGAACTGGTCGTGGAGGTAGCCCCGGGGGAGTGGGATGCCGCGGAGCGGATCGTGAAGGACCGGATGGGCGACGCCGCGCAGCTCTCCGTCCCGCTGGACGTGCAGATCGGCCGCGGTGCGGACTGGAACGAAGCAGGGCACTGA
- a CDS encoding ANTAR domain-containing response regulator: MTDQEQTPPAPASTPRRVVVAEDESLIRLDIVEILRDNGFDVVGEAGDGETAVQLATDLRPDLVIMDVKMPQLDGISAAEKLSKNHIAPVVLLTAFSQKELVERASEAGALAYVVKPFTPNDLLPAIEIALARYEQIITLEAEVADMVERFETRKLVDRAKGLLNEKMGLSEPEAFRWIQKASMDRRLTMQDVAKAIIEQLAPKK, translated from the coding sequence GTGACTGACCAGGAGCAGACCCCCCCAGCGCCGGCCTCGACCCCCCGCCGCGTGGTGGTCGCCGAGGACGAGTCGCTGATCCGCCTCGACATCGTGGAGATCCTCCGCGACAACGGATTCGACGTCGTCGGCGAGGCGGGTGACGGCGAGACGGCCGTGCAGCTCGCGACAGATCTGCGTCCCGACCTCGTCATCATGGACGTCAAGATGCCTCAGCTCGACGGCATCTCGGCGGCCGAGAAGCTCAGCAAGAACCACATCGCACCGGTGGTCCTCCTCACGGCGTTCAGCCAGAAGGAGCTCGTGGAGCGCGCGAGCGAGGCCGGCGCGCTGGCCTACGTCGTGAAGCCGTTCACGCCCAACGATCTGCTCCCGGCGATCGAGATCGCACTGGCCCGCTACGAGCAGATCATCACGCTCGAGGCCGAGGTCGCCGACATGGTCGAGCGCTTCGAGACCCGCAAGCTGGTGGACCGCGCGAAGGGCCTCCTCAACGAGAAGATGGGCCTGTCCGAGCCCGAGGCGTTCCGCTGGATCCAGAAGGCGTCGATGGATCGCCGCCTCACCATGCAGGACGTCGCCAAGGCGATCATCGAGCAGCTCGCCCCGAAGAAGTAG
- a CDS encoding glutamate synthase subunit beta: MADPKGFLKVTERELPARRPVPVRIMDWKEVYEPGDSAVLRRQAGRCMDCGVPFCHKGCPLGNLIPEWNDLTWRGEGRSASERLHATNNFPEFTGRLCPAPCESSCVLGINQPAVTIKQIEVSIVDEAFSHGWIEAEPPGRLTGKTVAVVGSGPAGLAAAQQLTRAGHTVAVFERDDRIGGLLRYGIPDFKMEKKHLESRLRQMRDEGTRFRAGVEIGKDISWSDLRARYDAVVIATGSTVPRELAIPGRDLAGVHFAMEYLVESNKAVAGDAVPNQISAEGKHVIVIGGGDTGADCIGTAHRHGALSVTNLAIGRRPPGERPEHQPWPMSPTLFEVQSAHEEGGERSYLASTVEFLANEAGEVRALRVAETEFVDGRRVPKSGTEREIPADLVLIAMGFTGPERQLLEEQLGAQFTGTGSVQRENDYQTTAPGVFVAGDAGRGQSLIVWAIAEGRAAAASVDAYLMGETQLPAPVRPTDVAIGLQPA; encoded by the coding sequence GTGGCTGACCCGAAAGGCTTTCTGAAGGTCACCGAGCGAGAGCTGCCCGCGCGGCGGCCGGTGCCGGTGCGCATCATGGACTGGAAAGAGGTCTACGAGCCGGGCGACTCCGCCGTCCTGCGTCGGCAGGCCGGTCGCTGCATGGACTGCGGTGTGCCGTTCTGCCACAAGGGCTGCCCGCTCGGGAACCTCATCCCGGAGTGGAACGACCTCACCTGGCGCGGCGAGGGCCGCTCGGCGAGCGAGCGTCTGCACGCGACGAACAACTTCCCGGAGTTCACGGGCCGGCTCTGCCCCGCACCGTGCGAGAGCTCGTGCGTGCTCGGCATCAACCAGCCCGCGGTCACGATCAAGCAGATCGAGGTCTCGATCGTCGACGAGGCGTTCTCCCACGGCTGGATCGAGGCCGAGCCCCCCGGGCGCCTCACCGGCAAGACGGTCGCCGTCGTCGGATCCGGTCCCGCGGGACTCGCTGCCGCTCAGCAGCTCACCCGCGCTGGCCACACCGTCGCCGTGTTCGAGCGCGACGACCGCATCGGCGGTCTGCTGCGGTACGGCATCCCGGACTTCAAGATGGAGAAGAAGCACCTCGAGTCCCGCCTTCGCCAGATGCGCGACGAGGGCACGCGGTTCCGTGCCGGGGTCGAGATCGGCAAGGACATCTCGTGGAGCGACCTGCGGGCGCGCTACGACGCGGTCGTGATCGCGACGGGGTCCACGGTTCCCCGTGAGCTCGCGATCCCCGGGCGCGACCTGGCCGGCGTGCACTTCGCGATGGAGTACCTCGTCGAGTCGAACAAGGCGGTCGCCGGGGACGCGGTGCCCAACCAGATCTCGGCCGAGGGCAAGCACGTCATCGTCATCGGCGGCGGTGACACAGGCGCCGACTGCATCGGCACCGCGCACCGTCACGGCGCGCTCAGCGTCACGAACCTCGCCATCGGGCGGCGTCCTCCGGGCGAGCGCCCGGAGCACCAGCCGTGGCCGATGTCGCCGACGCTCTTCGAGGTGCAGTCCGCCCATGAGGAAGGCGGCGAGCGGTCGTACCTGGCCAGCACGGTCGAGTTCCTCGCGAACGAGGCCGGGGAGGTGCGCGCGCTGCGCGTGGCCGAGACCGAGTTCGTGGACGGCCGCCGCGTTCCCAAGAGCGGAACCGAGCGCGAGATCCCGGCGGACCTCGTCCTCATCGCGATGGGCTTCACGGGCCCGGAGCGCCAGCTGCTCGAGGAGCAGTTGGGTGCGCAGTTCACCGGAACGGGCAGCGTGCAGCGCGAGAACGACTACCAGACCACCGCGCCGGGCGTGTTCGTGGCCGGCGACGCCGGTCGCGGCCAGTCCCTGATCGTGTGGGCGATCGCGGAGGGCCGCGCGGCCGCCGCGAGCGTCGACGCCTACCTCATGGGGGAGACGCAGCTGCCCGCCCCCGTCCGCCCGACCGATGTCGCGATCGGCCTGCAGCCCGCGTAG
- a CDS encoding DUF885 domain-containing protein, which yields MTDETRTPTPIDTIADAWVDTLAELEPTLATYIGRTEFNDRFGDYSPAGHEHLTAEGRKTLAALTAATPVDDIDVVTKEDLAREIELGIELHEAQWHLRDINVIASHAQNIRSAFDLMPTATPDDWSVISTRLGAVPAAIEGYVESLRAGIEQGVVPARRQVVEVVTQIGRYTEDGGFFATFAAEAAPEEGQLPASLARDLADNANAARVAYDELAAFLSSELAPASTEKDAVGRELYALHSRQFLGATVDLDETYEWGIEELARMVAEQESIAHEIKAGASVEEAVAFLEKDDSRKLYGTDALQRWMQETSDRAVVELGRTHFDIPDPIRRLECMIAPTKEGGIYYTGPTDDFSRPGRMWWSVPEGVESFDTWRELTTVYHEGVPGHHLQIAQAVYNRAQLNSYRRLLGGTSGHAEGWALYAERLMEQLGYLDDPADRLGMLDGQRMRAARVVLDIGVHLEKARPDGQGTWDAGFALDFMRHNVNMPDEFVKFEVNRYLGWPGQAPSYKVGQRIWEQLRDDVAEREGADFSIKRFHKRALDIGGVGLDTLRSALSR from the coding sequence ATGACTGACGAAACACGCACGCCCACGCCGATCGACACGATCGCTGACGCATGGGTCGACACCCTCGCCGAGCTCGAACCGACCCTCGCGACCTACATCGGCCGCACGGAGTTCAACGACCGCTTCGGCGACTACAGCCCCGCAGGCCACGAGCACCTCACCGCCGAGGGCCGCAAGACGCTGGCCGCCCTGACCGCGGCGACTCCGGTCGACGACATCGACGTCGTCACCAAAGAGGATCTCGCCCGTGAGATCGAGCTCGGCATCGAGCTCCACGAGGCGCAGTGGCATCTGCGCGACATCAATGTGATCGCTTCGCACGCGCAGAACATCCGTTCCGCGTTCGACCTCATGCCCACTGCGACGCCGGATGACTGGTCGGTGATCTCCACGCGCCTCGGCGCCGTTCCGGCCGCGATCGAGGGATACGTCGAGTCGCTGCGCGCCGGGATCGAGCAGGGCGTCGTGCCCGCTCGTCGTCAGGTCGTCGAGGTCGTGACGCAGATCGGCCGCTACACCGAGGACGGCGGCTTCTTCGCGACGTTCGCGGCCGAAGCCGCCCCGGAGGAAGGACAGCTTCCCGCCTCGCTCGCGCGCGATCTCGCCGACAACGCGAACGCCGCCCGCGTGGCCTACGACGAGCTCGCCGCCTTCCTGAGCAGCGAGCTCGCACCGGCCTCGACCGAGAAGGACGCGGTCGGACGCGAGCTGTACGCGCTGCACTCGCGGCAGTTCCTCGGCGCCACCGTCGACCTCGACGAGACCTACGAGTGGGGCATCGAGGAACTCGCGCGGATGGTCGCCGAGCAGGAGTCGATCGCCCACGAGATCAAGGCCGGAGCGTCCGTCGAGGAGGCCGTCGCCTTCCTCGAGAAGGATGACAGCCGCAAGCTCTACGGCACTGACGCGCTGCAGCGCTGGATGCAGGAGACCAGCGACCGAGCCGTCGTGGAGCTCGGTCGCACGCACTTCGACATTCCCGACCCGATCCGACGGCTGGAGTGCATGATCGCGCCGACGAAGGAAGGCGGGATCTACTACACGGGTCCGACCGACGACTTCTCGCGCCCTGGCCGCATGTGGTGGTCGGTCCCCGAGGGCGTGGAGTCGTTCGACACGTGGCGCGAGCTCACGACGGTGTACCACGAGGGCGTCCCTGGACACCACCTGCAGATCGCGCAGGCCGTGTACAACCGCGCGCAGCTGAACTCGTACCGCCGGCTGCTCGGCGGCACGTCGGGTCACGCCGAGGGCTGGGCGCTGTACGCCGAGCGGCTCATGGAACAGCTCGGCTACCTGGACGATCCGGCCGACCGGCTCGGCATGCTCGACGGCCAGCGCATGCGCGCCGCCCGCGTCGTGCTCGACATCGGCGTCCACCTCGAGAAGGCCCGTCCCGACGGCCAGGGCACGTGGGATGCCGGATTCGCGCTCGACTTCATGCGCCACAACGTCAACATGCCCGACGAGTTCGTGAAGTTCGAGGTCAACCGCTACCTCGGCTGGCCCGGACAGGCACCGTCGTACAAGGTCGGCCAGCGGATCTGGGAGCAGCTCCGCGACGACGTCGCCGAGCGCGAGGGCGCCGACTTCTCGATCAAGCGCTTCCACAAGCGAGCGCTCGATATCGGCGGCGTCGGACTCGACACCCTCCGCAGCGCACTCTCGCGCTGA
- a CDS encoding MinD/ParA family protein, producing MTTRTPEATVHILSSTVAEVHVGSDVEEVIAADSRALRDRVVEEIRLLAASAGEPAHATLVEGSSRWPLIVHPDGTFAESAPAAAAAPAAEPASVEPASAAEPLSVVPLSAPVSISAAPVPAPAPAATSVVEEAPATRSTEPPLTRASSSAAREIAKPTVQDLLDSRDDGDKPRATEGWQAAVRRATGGLISPQPGRGEQSRLDREKRVQRRLDAPRTIVVLNPKGGAHKTTSTLLLAATFGTLRGGATLAWDNNETRGTLGWRAQNAPHHRTAVDLLEDLDRFSDPSASGLATLDTYVRTQVDARFDVLASDEDAAASSTIDAVAFDRLHGLLRRYYRLMIVDTGNNMRASNWIASVAAADQLVIVSTVREDTAASAAWLLDGLREKGFGDKVDRAITVLTAPSSRPDKKLEARLTRHFQQVTSGVVIAPFDASLVDGGPIDFDALSPETGDAWLTAAATIADRL from the coding sequence ATGACTACACGCACGCCCGAAGCGACGGTGCACATCCTGTCGAGCACGGTTGCCGAGGTTCACGTCGGATCCGACGTCGAAGAGGTCATCGCTGCCGACAGCCGCGCGCTGCGCGATCGTGTCGTCGAGGAGATCCGGCTGCTGGCGGCATCCGCGGGCGAGCCGGCTCACGCGACCCTGGTCGAAGGGTCCTCGCGCTGGCCTCTGATCGTGCATCCCGACGGCACCTTCGCGGAGTCAGCACCCGCCGCCGCGGCTGCTCCCGCCGCCGAGCCCGCGAGCGTCGAGCCCGCTTCCGCCGCCGAGCCGCTGAGCGTCGTGCCACTGAGCGCACCGGTGAGCATCAGCGCCGCACCTGTACCGGCACCCGCGCCCGCGGCGACATCCGTCGTCGAGGAAGCCCCCGCCACGCGCTCCACGGAGCCTCCGCTCACGCGCGCATCGTCATCCGCGGCACGCGAGATCGCCAAGCCGACCGTCCAGGACCTGCTCGACTCCCGCGATGACGGCGACAAGCCGCGTGCGACCGAGGGCTGGCAGGCCGCCGTCCGCAGGGCGACCGGAGGCCTGATCTCGCCCCAGCCGGGTCGTGGAGAGCAGTCGCGGCTCGACCGCGAGAAGCGCGTGCAGCGCCGCCTCGATGCGCCGCGCACGATCGTCGTGCTCAACCCGAAGGGCGGCGCGCACAAGACCACGAGCACGCTGCTGCTCGCCGCGACCTTCGGCACGCTGCGGGGTGGCGCGACGCTCGCGTGGGACAACAACGAGACCCGGGGGACGCTGGGCTGGCGCGCGCAGAACGCGCCGCACCATCGCACCGCCGTCGATCTCCTCGAGGATCTCGACCGGTTCTCCGATCCGAGCGCGTCGGGTCTCGCGACCCTCGACACCTACGTGCGCACGCAGGTCGACGCGCGATTCGACGTGCTCGCCTCCGACGAGGATGCCGCGGCATCCTCCACCATCGACGCGGTGGCGTTCGATCGCCTTCACGGGCTGCTGCGCCGCTACTACCGGCTCATGATCGTCGACACCGGCAACAACATGCGGGCGTCCAACTGGATCGCCTCGGTCGCGGCCGCCGACCAGCTCGTCATCGTCTCGACGGTGCGGGAGGACACGGCCGCCAGTGCCGCGTGGCTCCTCGACGGACTGCGCGAGAAGGGCTTCGGCGACAAGGTCGACCGCGCGATCACCGTGCTCACCGCGCCATCGTCGCGACCCGACAAGAAGCTCGAGGCGCGTCTGACCCGCCATTTCCAGCAGGTGACCTCGGGTGTCGTGATCGCGCCGTTCGACGCGTCTCTCGTCGACGGCGGTCCGATCGACTTCGATGCACTGTCGCCTGAGACGGGCGACGCCTGGCTGACCGCGGCGGCGACGATCGCGGATCGCCTCTGA
- a CDS encoding phosphoribosyltransferase, translated as MAIFADRTAAGVDLAAGLAAWRGADAVIAGIPRGGIVVAAEVARVLGLPLAAIVVRKLGAPGQQEFAVGAIADDVRVLTEQGGRIGAATPAQLDAVEAVEREELRRRSVIFGSIEGVAGRTVIVVDDGIATGATATAACRSLRGRDVAHIVLAVPVAPAAWTPDPVAVDEYVCPHRQERFWAVGEFYDDFAQTSDAEVVALLHHDPRA; from the coding sequence ATGGCCATCTTCGCGGACCGCACGGCGGCGGGGGTCGACCTCGCGGCCGGTCTCGCTGCGTGGCGCGGTGCGGATGCCGTCATCGCCGGAATCCCCCGCGGAGGGATCGTCGTCGCCGCCGAGGTCGCACGCGTTCTCGGCCTGCCGCTCGCGGCGATCGTCGTACGCAAGCTCGGAGCACCCGGGCAGCAGGAGTTCGCCGTCGGGGCGATCGCGGACGACGTCCGCGTGCTCACCGAGCAGGGAGGTCGCATCGGAGCGGCGACACCCGCGCAGCTGGACGCGGTCGAGGCGGTCGAGCGCGAAGAACTCCGACGCCGCTCGGTCATCTTCGGCAGCATCGAGGGCGTCGCCGGACGGACCGTGATCGTCGTGGACGACGGCATAGCGACAGGTGCCACGGCGACCGCGGCATGCCGGTCGCTGCGTGGTCGGGATGTCGCGCACATCGTTCTCGCGGTGCCCGTCGCACCCGCGGCGTGGACGCCGGACCCGGTCGCTGTCGACGAGTACGTGTGCCCGCACCGCCAGGAGCGATTCTGGGCGGTGGGCGAGTTCTACGACGACTTCGCGCAGACGAGCGACGCGGAGGTCGTGGCGCTGCTGCACCACGACCCCCGCGCCTGA
- a CDS encoding SHOCT domain-containing protein — MDFFWWLLWIFWFTAYIYVVVVIITDLFRDEKLNGWFKALWIIALVFIPFLTALIYVIARGSGMAQRARARYAGAPEVDDYKPAASASPADDIAKAKALLDAGSISQGEFDALKSKALGNQYFGA, encoded by the coding sequence ATGGATTTCTTCTGGTGGCTGCTGTGGATCTTCTGGTTCACCGCCTACATCTACGTGGTGGTCGTCATCATCACCGACCTGTTCCGTGACGAGAAGCTCAACGGATGGTTCAAGGCGCTGTGGATCATCGCCCTGGTCTTCATTCCGTTCCTCACGGCGCTCATCTACGTGATCGCCCGCGGATCCGGCATGGCGCAGCGGGCGCGGGCGCGCTACGCCGGCGCCCCCGAGGTCGACGACTACAAGCCGGCGGCCTCCGCGAGCCCCGCCGACGACATCGCCAAGGCGAAGGCTCTCCTCGACGCGGGTTCGATCTCGCAGGGCGAGTTCGATGCCCTCAAGAGCAAGGCGCTCGGGAACCAGTACTTCGGCGCCTGA
- a CDS encoding hotdog fold thioesterase, whose protein sequence is MPENSPANTDGLTWAANRGMGALAEKMGVVFTEFSIERCVATMPVEGNTQPVGLLHGGAYVVLGESLGSMAANLHAGPGRLAVGVDINATHTRSATSGLVTGVCTPIHLGSTITVHEIVVTDDQDRRCSTVRITNHIRRID, encoded by the coding sequence ATGCCCGAGAACTCCCCCGCGAACACCGATGGCCTCACGTGGGCGGCGAACCGCGGAATGGGCGCACTCGCCGAGAAGATGGGCGTCGTGTTCACCGAGTTCTCGATCGAACGCTGCGTCGCGACGATGCCCGTCGAAGGCAATACCCAGCCTGTCGGGCTCCTGCACGGCGGCGCCTACGTCGTGCTCGGCGAGTCCCTCGGATCGATGGCGGCGAACCTTCACGCCGGCCCCGGACGGCTCGCCGTGGGCGTCGACATCAACGCCACCCACACCCGCTCGGCGACATCCGGACTCGTCACCGGGGTGTGCACGCCGATCCATCTCGGCAGCACGATCACCGTGCACGAGATCGTCGTGACCGACGATCAGGACCGCCGCTGCTCCACGGTCCGCATCACGAACCACATACGCCGGATCGACTAG